GCGGCAGATATATCAGCTTTATTGCCATTCGGGGACAAAACAAATCGATCATTATTACACCGGAAACTACATTCAATGCTGGTTGGGGGAACATTGCTCACAAAATAGCAAACTTTATTTATGAACTAGAAGAAGTACAAGTTCAACAAAACACCGTGAAGCAGCTTGACCAATCATTCAAAGAAGCTTGCATCAGCAACAGATGGACGACAGAGGCAACAAAACAGGCACAAATACAAATAGTGGATGACTGTATTAAGATCACAAGCGGAACTTCGAAATCGGAGAAAGATCTGTTGGAGAGATGCCTCGTTGGAAAATTCCAGGGCCCACCACAGGAGACCCCAACCTTGAATGATGTGAGGAGATGGGCATGCAACAACTGGAAATCAGCCATAGGGGTAAATGTTTTTGCTATGAATGATGGACATTTCATGTTCGAACTTCCATCAAGAGTTTCGGCAGAGCACGTAATGTCAGGGGAATGGTTCTGGAAAAAGATGAAGTTGCATTTAGAATGGTGGAACCCAACTACAGGGTGCTGGCCGGCAGAAATAAGGAGAGATTGGGTATGGATCAGACTTCTAGGGTTACCCATGAATTTGTGGTCCCAGGGAATATTCAAGCAGATCGGAGACAGTGTGGTGGCTTCATCGAGACAGAAGAAGAGACATCCCTCAAAAACCATCTTCACTGGGCTCGTATCAAGGTGAAAGGCGACGGAAAAATGGTGCCGAAAGAAATAGAGATGACCAGCGAGGGGTTTACATACACCATTCCGGTATGGTGTGAAATTCCGGTGACTGTGAAAGAAGAGAAAGTAGAAAGAGAAGGTGAGGCTTTTGACCCAGCAGTTAATATAGGAGAAAGAGAAGATGAGGCCTTTGACCCAGCAGTTAATAAAGGAAACCAGTCCTTTTTAGTGAAAGAATCAGCTAATATTAAGGGAACCCATGTGGGCACCTCAAAAGATggggaaatttcaaatggagtgcAGAAGGCAAAAGGGAAAGGACCTTTATCAACTACAGCAGGCCAAATTAAAAGAGGGGGACATATGGGCCTAGCTATTAAAGGCCCAACAAATGGGGATCAGACAAAACAATTAAATTCTGAGGCCCATTATGAAGACTTGGTAAATATCGAAATTTAGGCAAATATATCACAAATTAACAAGCGTAATAGGTTCCAAAGTCTGGAAATACAAGAAGTAAAAGATATCGATTTCAACCAACTTGAACCAAGAGAGGGGGACTCGCCAATGGAGATAGCAAGATACAGAGAGAAAGATGAAACTGGGGTTTTGCAATTGAAGGCGCAAGAAGAAAATTCAAGTTTCATAGCAGAAGATGCAGTACCATTGAAGATTCAATTACCTGGGGAAGGAACCACTCAAATTTTGAGTACTCCGGTCTGGGTTCAGCAACATATAATGAGTATGGGTACAGAATTTGGAGTTAATTTCAAAGGGTGCGAGGAGAAGGCAAAAGAGCTGTTCATGAAGATTGACAATAATAAACAGGAGAACAAGGAGAAACAGGGGGATCAGGAAATTATAAAGAGGAAGGGGATAAATGAGCTAAAAGGATTAGAGTTGAataccaaattcatgagttaatgTACCAGGAGTAGGGGGATATTTGGCTATCAAGGATCAATGAAGCTAAATATAGTGTCGTGGAATGTAAGGGGGCTGAATTGTGCTAAGAAAAGAAACATGATCAAAAACATATTACTTACTTGGAAGGCAGATGTGGTATGCTTCCAGGAAATGAAAGTGGAAGGGGAAATTACAGAAATAGTAAAGGATGTATGGGGGAATAGATGGGTGAGTTATGTACAATTAGAGGCAAGTGGAACTAGGGGTGGAATTGTTATAATGTGGGATAGAAGGGTCTGGGAAGGAACACTCAGCAGTGTGGGAGCTTACTCTGTTTCCTGCAGTTTCTCAGGGATAGATGAAGATTTCAACTGGCATATTACAGGAGTCTATGCACCAAATGATAGAGTGGAGAGGGAAGAGACTTGGTGGGAGATTGGAGCAGCTAGAGGGTTAATTTCAGGCCCGTGGGTGCTGTGTGGAGATTTCAATATTGTCAGACATCCTTCGGAGAAAAAAAATTGTGACAGAATCAGTAAAGCAATGACGGATTTCTCTGATTTCATTGAGGATATGGAATTAATAGATCTGGAATTATCAGGGGGAAATTTCACTTGGAAGAAAGGAGACAGATTCACAATAGCAGCAAGAATTGACAGGTTCCTCTTTTGTGAAGAATGGGATGCAAACTTCAGAAATATTAAACAATCCATTATTCACAGAGTGACCTCTGATCATTCGCCTATAATGTTGCAATGTGGAGGTTGGGAAACTACAAATTCTTACTTTAAGTTTGAAAATTGGTGGCTGGATACAGAAGGGTTCAATGAAAGAGTGAAGGGGTGGTGGGATTCTTTCAACCACAGTGGGAAACCTGATTACATTCTGGTAACAAAGCTAAAAGCTTTAAAGGGGAAATTGAAAGAATGGAGCAAGACAACACAAGGCAATCTGGGAATTCAAAAGCAGAAAGTGTAAAGCCAACTAGCTAAGTTGGAGGAAACACAAGAGCAGAGAGCTTTAGAGGAAGAAGAGATAGCCTCCAGGCTAGCTCTCACCATGGAATTTAAAGATATAGCCAGAAAAGAAGAGACAAAATGGAGGCAAAGAGCGAGGGCAACCTGGCTAAGACAAGGGGATAGGAATACTAGTTTTTTTCACAGAACAGCTAATGCTCATAGAAGAAGCAACACAATTGACAAGCTGAGGGTTAGAGGAGAAACAATAACTGATCCAACAGAGGTGCAAGAGGAAATTGGTGATTACTATGAGAAATTGTATACTGAGACAGAGGACTGGAGACCACAATTAGACATGAGAGATTGCCCCATGATTGAAGATGCTGACAATAACCTCCTGCAAGCACCATTTGAAGCTCAAGAAATTCTGGACAGCATAAAAGCTTGTGCAGGTGACAAAGCACCAGGCCCGGATGGATTTACCATGGCATTTTTCAGTCAGTGCTGGGAAATCATCAGCCCAGACCTAGTTGCAGCTTTTCAGAATTTCCATAGAGAAGGAATCTTTGAAAGGAGCCTCAATGCCACTTTTGTGGCACTCATTCCAAAGAAGAAAGGAGCAGTGGAGTTAAATGATTTCAGACCAATCAGCCTGATAGGGGGGGGGTTTACAAGATCATAGCTAAACTACTAGCTGAAAGACTGAAAAAAGTTATTCACAGGCTAGTGGATAGACAGCAGATGGCCTTTATCAAAGGCAGACAGATCATGGATGCAGTGCTGATTGCAAATGAATGTGTGGAGTCTAGACAGAGAAGCCAGAAACCAGGAATTCTATGTAAGCTAGATATATAGAAAGCATATGATCACTTGAATTGGAATTTTCTTGTTCAAATGCTACAGAAGATGGGTTTTGGTGCCAGATGGATTAGATGGATAAAGCAATGCATTAGTACAGTCAGATTCTCTGTCTTGATTAATAGAACCCCAAATGGCTTTTTCCCCTCTCAGAGAGGTTTGAGACAGGGAGACCCCTTATCCCCATTTCTCTTCATCTTAGCAATGGAAGGTTTGAGTAACATGATTCAAACAACGAAGGTAAAAGGTTGGGTCAGGGGATTTCAGGTGGACAACAGATTAGTAAATAATTTGGAAGTAACTCATTTGCAATATGCAGACGATACATTGGTTTTTTGTGAGGCCGTGGAAGAACAGATACTGGTTATGAGGGTCATCTTCATCATATTTGAAGCAGTATCGGGGCTACATATCAACTGGGGGAAAAGCTTCATTTATCCCATCAATGAAGTAACAGATTTGGAAAGTTTGGCAGAAAAGTTGGGAGGTAAAGTAGGAGAACTTCCAACAACATATCTAGGCATGCCTTTGGGAGCAAAAAGCAAGTCTAAGGGAATATGGAATGGGGTGGTGGAGAAGTGTGAGAAGAGATTAACAAACTGGAAAAGTCAATATCTCTCCTTGGGAGGAAGACTAACTTTGGTCAACAGTGTGCTTGATGCTCTACCTTCTTGCATGATGTCAGTTTTCCCTGCTCCAGTGAGTGTGATAAAAAGAATTGATGCCTTAAGAAGGAATTTTTTCTGGCAGGGTAATGAAGACAAGAAAAAGTTCCATCTGGTCAATTGGAAGGAAGTAACAGTGAACAAGAAAGAAGGAGGTGTGGGGATCAGAGACATGAAAATGCAGAATAGAAGTTTGATGATGAAATGGTTATGGAAATTTGCAACAACTGACAATATGCTATGGAAGGAGGTCATCTCTGCAAAGTATGGTAAGAATAGCTGGATGACAAATGTGGTGACAATACCATATGGCTGTAGTGTATGGAGAACAATCAGAAATCTATGGCCTTTAGTCATAAACAGATCCAGTTTCAAAGTTGGCAATGGCCTGAAAGTTTCCTTCTGGGATGACAAGTGGATTGGTCATGAACCTCTAAAGCAACTCTATCCAGATCTATACACATTATGCCTTCAACAACAAGCTACAGTTGCTGAATTATGGACAGGACAAGGTTGGAATTTACACCTCAGAAGACATTTAAATGACTGGGAAATGGAAAGAATAGCGGCCTTCTACTCCACAGTTGATCAATTCAATAATTTAACAGGAGAAAGAGATACTATGGTTTGGAAGATAGACAACAAAGGTTTGTTCACTGTAAACCTGAACACATCAAACAACCAGGAGGTAGGATGGCCATGGAAGATGATATGGAAAACTAAAATACCTTACAAGGTAAATTGTTTTTCCCTGGCTATTGGCAAAGGAAGTAGTGTTGACTCATGAATTTAAACAAGAGGGGGTTCCAGTTGTGCTCTAGATGCTATTTATGTGGGGAACAAGCAGAGACAATCAACCATCTTTTTTTACACTGCAAATGGGCAGATCAGTTATGGAAGATATTCATCAGTCTGAGGAAGATCAGGTGGGTGAAACCAGGGAGCATTAAAGGAGTTCTTAGCTGCTGGAACAGAGATGGCAATGCTGCAAGACAGGAAGAGAGATGGAAAATTGTCCCAGCATGTATTTGGTGGACAGTATGGAAAGTAAGAAATCAGAGATGTTTTGAGGGCAAACAAAGTGACCTACAGAAGTTTAAAATGAATTGTTTAGCTCTAtactatttttggtgtaaacaggaaATTTTAGGTCAAACCGAAGATATTTTTGATGTTTTAGATTACTTGTAAGGAAGAATATAGATAGGAGATCAAGCTGTAAGATGTAACATTTTGAAAGGGGGACTACATTCTTTTTGATGTAGTATACCTGTGGATATATATTTAACTGTTACCATTATCAAAAAAAGGAAGACCACCAAACTACATGCTTGTCTGTCATAACAGTTAGCATGCTACTCTTACTATCACTTGCCATATGCACGTATTCGGGGTCTCTAAAAGGAATTATTTCAATGAAAATACATGCATGAAGGGCCAAAGTATTCACGGGTTATTAGAAATAGAAGCATCAAATGGCTAGTGGCTACAGAAAAGGTGAGCATTAATACAGTAGTGTTTGTGGtagtttattactccctccatcccaaaaagattgtcttccttTCTTTATTAGTTTGTCCCAACAAGATTGGCACATTTTTataattagaaacaatttaactttatgagatgatctacaaccacacaaatatttaaggcttgttttggaccacacctttcaaaagtcttcttttatttcttaaagttcgtgtcaagtcaaactaagacaatcttgttgggacggagggagtattatatataTGAAGGTTTTAGTACTCTATCCATCTGATTTCTCCATGTTTCGCTGTTACCATCgcataaaagaaatcatcttcAGTGTAACAGGTGAAGAAAATGGATAGCTGATCAATCTTGGCTTATGGGATATTTTTAGGAACTGGACCTTTGGTGCATTTGATATTGCTGTATTTTCTGAAAAAGTGAAATTGATATCCTAGTTAAATGATTTGtaaagctttaaaaaaaaaaaacactttgccAAAAGTTAAATGATTTGTAAAGATATTGTGCACTTTTGGTGTGGAAAACATCTTCAACCTACAGTTTCCGCGATTCTTATCTTTCTGGTTTTCTGACACGTTAAAATTTAAAGCCATACGACGATGCAAATTCGATTACAAGTTGAACACTTTGTCCTTCGAAAGTTAAAATGCGCAAACATTTATACAGTTAccaatttaaaataaaaataaaaatgcacAAACATTTATGGATGAAGGAGTAACGATAGATTGATGTCTAAAGAGCTATGGAGAAAATAGAAGTGCAAAATTTGTTGATAGGAAAATCCAGAAGTTGGAGAAAGAGCGAATTCCCCTGATATTTATAGGAACCTCCAGGGGTCCAATGTTCTTAGCCAAATAGAGAAAGGCGAGAGGAAGTTTCATCTACTATTTAATGCTTATAAGAACAGTAAATTGAACCTAATTTACTGTTCATGCTTAGGATATAGGAGTATTTCAGATGCCTTGGGCATTGTCAAGCTTTTTCTTGTGTTTGTCTTCATAGTCCATCCAAGGTTCTGTTTTGATTATCTGTTGTTTCATTGTAATGGTTAGATGCTTGTCTTCGTTGGCAGAAGGCTGtgccatctctttttttttttttttttccggtaAGTTCATTTGGTGATCGAACGAGGAGTATTGCTGCTATTAAACAGTACAATTTGATGTTCAACAAATGGTTGGACGGAGACAATACAAGATGGTTGGATGCAGATAATCTTCTTTGACTTTGTTAAACTTGTTTAGCTCTCTATAGCCTTCATTACTTTCATCACATAATTTCTGGGTTTAACGTATTCGTGATCTGGAGCAAAGTTCCCTGGGCTTTCTGAACTTTGCATATTGTGGTAGGCTACTGTAAAACCATGTCGAAAAAGCTGCTCTACAACGTCAGCACTCTACAATCTTGTATATATTAAATCTTGCATATAGCTTTTCCCTTCTCGACTGAGTTCTGATATCTCCCACCTTAGCGAGATAGTAAACTTTTCTTTTTCGGATGTCTTATCTTTTtgcattttccattttcttgGGCTAAGATGGAGGTAGTACAGAGTTGGCTTGTTCAAGTGGCTAAGGTTGAGGGACTTGTCATGACTTAGGTCACAGGTTTGGCCCTGTGCCATGCGACTAAGCCTAGTATTTAAGTGGAGATGGGCAGTGGGGGCGCACTATCCCCGAGTTTCAGAGGCTGCGGTTAATAGTAAGTTTTCACCGCAAACAGATTTGTtgatcataaaaaataaaaaaataaaataaaataaaataaaaaaaaactacgGAGTTGGCTTATGGTCTTTAGTGAGAAGACTCTTTAAAGAGCTCTAACATTTTTATCCAGGCCTGTGCTTCTTATCAATGTGGTTGTGTATAATCCCATGGACTCCTTTCCATGGTTCATACAATGTATATGAGTCTTCTACTCTTCTGCATTTGTGCTGTTGTCAGCACTTAGCAGAACAATTCTAATGGAGCCCTTAGATGGTTAGATTTGACGACAAAGTTCCTTGTTTTTAGAACAAAATATTAGCCTGCCTTACTAAATCTGCAGTCCTGCCCTGAAATGCCTGCGATAATGCTAATGATATCTTGCCTAGTTGATCTCAGTATGTAGTTATTTCTTGAGGAAAACTCCCTAAAAGGATGAAAAAGAAGGATATATTCTTATGTGGAGGTTACTTTGCCTGCATTTTTTTAGGTTCTTGAGATTCTGAATCACTCTTTTGGTGGTACTCAGATGAGGGAATTGTTTGTCTATAAGTATCTCTTGCTGGTTCAGGAAAATGTATGTGGTGCTAGATGTTTTGAGGGAGTCCAGAACCAGAAGCATATTGATAGGATGATAATGAAGAGCAAAATACAGGAGTTTGAGTAAGAAACTCTAAAATGATTGTGTGCAGATCATAGCAGCTCAGTATACAAAGGCTATTAGGAAAAGCCGGGTGATTTGCACAAATAAGATACTGCGTGCCACTGTTTAAGTTTTGACCCCGTTTAAATAAGTTTAGCAAAACTAGCTGCGGGTCTAAGAAGTTTCTGCTTTTTGTGTTAGTTCCAGTAGAATTTAGAAGATTTCAACACAACTCTGGATCATTAAGGGACAAAGAATTTAGAAGGTTTCAACACAGCCTGAATTGAATATAGCTGCAGTAAATCTAACTGTTATTTTAGATCTTCTCTCAACAATAACTGAgcctaagagcctgtttggacgGGCTTAAAAAaggcagcttataagctgctttttgaTAAGCGAAGCCAAACGAGCCCAAGTAAtgttttgggcttattttaagcacaaaatggctttaagttggccggtcaaacactcaaaaaaactgaaaacagcttataagcaacttataagccaatccaaacgggctctaaaaatGTAAAACTGGAGCTTTTTCAATGTTTTTCTCCTTTGTACCTGAATGGAATATAGCTGCCAAAATGTTATACCAATACTGTTGACCAGAATATGCAGTAGATATAACGGTATTTTACTCGTCAATGTCATCATAACCCAACAGTTAAGAAAGAAAATCCAAATAACCACAACACGAGAAAAATGAACTTGTCAATATTGAAGAACAGAGAAAATAAGGAAACTAATTGAAAAGATAACAAGAAAAACACTAATTAAACATCCCAATTACAATGTACAAGGGCTTTCTCTTTCTAGCTAATGCTCCTCTTAACTCTCGAAAACTCGAAGTCCTCCTTACTCAAATCAACTAAAAGATAATTACATATAACTGTTCATAACAAATAAAACTACTTGTCTGAAAACTAAAGTAAATAACCAATTAATGTCATCAACTTAGAAGAGGAAACCATCGTTCTCGAATATCAGAGTGATAAGAAATCATGAAAAGGAGAAGCACAAGGAGAATGCCAACTCCCCAAGGAGTACCACCAGCTCTATGAAATGAGTCTTGTTCAGGCAAGGGAATGAACATCATGGATTTCTCAAAGCTCGAAAGTAAGTGAACAACTAGAAGGAGAACCAACGGAGACAACATGAGAACAAGCTTCAATTGATCCATAATGCCTTCGAAGATAGACTCATAGTTGATGTACCATGTAACACTTACAAACATGAAAAGAACAAGAAAGAAGAAACATAAATGAATTGAAGGAGGCTGAGATGATGAGTAATCATCTGCCATTTTTTTCTTCAAAGGGGTCTTTGGAACTTTGCTTGAAAGTGCGGAAAGAAGAGTATGTTTCTTAGAGTGAGACTTGCTTGGTTTTGGAGTAGA
The sequence above is a segment of the Lycium barbarum isolate Lr01 chromosome 6, ASM1917538v2, whole genome shotgun sequence genome. Coding sequences within it:
- the LOC132644270 gene encoding uncharacterized protein LOC132644270; this encodes MKLNIVSWNVRGLNCAKKRNMIKNILLTWKADVVCFQEMKVEGEITEIVKDVWGNRWVSYVQLEASGTRGGIVIMWDRRVWEGTLSSVGAYSVSCSFSGIDEDFNWHITGVYAPNDRVEREETWWEIGAARGLISGPWVLCGDFNIVRHPSEKKNCDRISKAMTDFSDFIEDMELIDLELSGGNFTWKKGDRFTIAARIDRFLFCEEWDANFRNIKQSIIHRVTSDHSPIMLQCGGWETTNSYFKFENWWLDTEGFNERVKGWWDSFNHSGKPDYILVTKLKALKGKLKEWSKTTQGNLGIQKQKV
- the LOC132644271 gene encoding uncharacterized protein LOC132644271, giving the protein MGFGARWIRWIKQCISTVRFSVLINRTPNGFFPSQRGLRQGDPLSPFLFILAMEGLSNMIQTTKVKGWVRGFQVDNRLVNNLEVTHLQYADDTLVFCEAVEEQILVMRVIFIIFEAVSGLHINWGKSFIYPINEVTDLESLAEKLGGKVGELPTTYLGMPLGAKSKSKGIWNGVVEKCEKRLTNWKSQYLSLGGRLTLVNSVLDALPSCMMSVFPAPVSVIKRIDALRRNFFWQGNEDKKKFHLVNWKEVTVNKKEGGVGIRDMKMQNRSLMMKWLWKFATTDNMLWKEVISAKYGKNSWMTNVVTIPYGCSVWRTIRNLWPLVINRSSFKVGNGLKVSFWDDKWIGHEPLKQLYPDLYTLCLQQQATVAELWTGQGWNLHLRRHLNDWEMERIAAFYSTVDQFNNLTGERDTMVWKIDNKGLFTVNLNTSNNQEGALKEFLAAGTEMAMLQDRKRDGKLSQHVFGGQYGKNWTFGAFDIAVFSEKVLEILNHSFGGTQMRELFVYKYLLLVQENIIAAQYTKAIRKSRVICTNKILRATV
- the LOC132645077 gene encoding uncharacterized protein LOC132645077 — encoded protein: MADDYSSSQPPSIHLCFFFLVLFMFVSVTWYINYESIFEGIMDQLKLVLMLSPLVLLLVVHLLSSFEKSMMFIPLPEQDSFHRAGGTPWGVGILLVLLLFMISYHSDIRERWFPLLS